The Apium graveolens cultivar Ventura chromosome 3, ASM990537v1, whole genome shotgun sequence sequence ctcattatcgaccgacacgtcactaggacgcaatattttacttaaacatttcatttcacataataacatatagttcacattttaaatatcttaaccccttttttggatgggttccgttctacctgacggcccgacaatacagcttaactcctaagctgactctttaaattggaacgcttctacttacgctcctagattctaatatacagtaaagacaattaatcaacacttaatcacataattataatcacttcacataaatctcactttattcacttaattacgtcgcaatATTCTCAGTCGTCACATAATCCACGGGTCTATAGTTTTATATGTAAAATGGGTCATGGGTAACCTATTTAAAGTTGGACTATCCATAGCTAAATATAAATTAACAAAACGCACATAAAgtagtataattttttttgtaGGGTAGGGTATTTAATGTAATTTGGTTTTTTCTTTGCTAGCAAAGTTTAGAAATATATTGATATTGATTTGACACATGCATTCTCTTCTTAAAAGTTGGTGCTTACACGACAAACTCCACTACCTTTAAAAAATATCTCCGGTAAATCTCTTTCCTCCTTAATTAATTAGTTTTTTTCCTCCACTAATCATCTCTCCTTTTCATATGGATCATCCGAAGATGAGATAGTAGACAAGTCCTTGATAAAGCGGCCCAAGAATCAGAAAGTCCATCGTAAACCCCTAAAGCCCATTATCCACTAACACACATGGACACTACATATAGCGAGGTATCTAGGGTTTAATACATTTTTATTTACCTTCGCCGCACTCCCTTGATTACACAGGTTCTCTTCTCTCACTCATCTCTATCTATATGTTCTACATTCACATTTCTACCTgtatttacatatattgttcataTTTGATTGTAGTGGATAATTAACATTTTATGGATTGATTCACTCATTAAAATGTGTGTTCTACAATTTTAATCATTGATGAGGATTTGTATAGATTGATGAATTTGTTGAATCGTGAATATTTAGTGTTTGTTAATTTATGGGATTTTGTATGACGGAAAACATTTAGGTGTTTTAATGAATGAATGAATTAATTCGTATTTGTGTTGATGGTGATTTGGGTATTGTAAATGGTGAAGGTGAAGAAGAATGTCTCACAGGAAGTTTGAGCATCCCAGGCACGGTTCTCTTGGTTTTCTCCCCAGGAAGAGGGCCGCTCGCCACAGAGGAAAGGGTACGAATTACGTTCTACCTTTGCCTTGCTTTTTTTTTCGGGGCTTGTTGATATTGTTAATTCCAAATAGAGCTTCAGATAACAAACTAATGTACCTGTTTGCACCAATTAAAAATATTGCATCCCTTTCCCTTGTGTAATTTATTTCGGTTTACACATAAATGTCTTATGTAGTTTAGGTGATGCAGTTTTTTGTTTATTTATAGTGACATCGAATGCAATGTATGTGTAAGTAATGGTGTTCTTTTGCATATGCTAATAAACCATTTTTACAAATATTGCAGTGAAGGCTTTCCCCAAGGATGACCCAACCAAGCCATGCAAGCTTACTGCCTTTTTGGGTTACAAGGCTGGGATGACCCATATTGTCAGGGAGGTCGAGAAACCAGGATCAAGTAAGTAACTGATATGTCTTCATCTAGTAGGCTATATCTTTGAATGGACTTGTTACACTGAAGTCACTAACAGTATTTTTAATGATAAATTTGGCATTGGTTActaattttaaattgttttcaaagCATTATTTATGTTCTTGTCACATTATAGTATCATGCCACTTGCTGCTTGTGTCTTGGACATTGTCGGTTATGTGGTACAATGGTAGCCTTTGGTATTAATTCATGATACATACATGCACCGAGTTTGTTTGCAAGGTACTTCATGAACGTTGAGTTGTTGAAATTTAATTTAGCTGTCTGGTTACATtagattttttatataaattacaTTAATGGTTCTATGTAGTTACTATTTGTGCAGCTTAGAACAGTGTAACTGAAGTTATTTGTTCATTAGATGCATAGAACATATGTTTAAGGTTTTTGTACAGTTGCTTAAATAATATTTGTTATTTTAGAGCTTCATAAGAAGGAAACCTGTGAGGCTGTGACCATCATTGAGACTCCTCCAATGGTGATTGTTGGTGTGGTTGCATATGTGAAAACCCCTCGTGGACTCCGTTCCTTGAACACAGTTTGGGCTCAGCATCTGAGTGAGGACATCAAGAGGAGGTTCTACAAGAACTGGTGCAAATCAAAGAAGAAGGCTTTTACCAAGTACTCGAGGAAGTATGAAAGTGATGAAGGAAAGAAAGATATCCAATCTCAGTTGGAGAAGATGAAGAAGTATGGCACTGTTATCAGGGTTCTGGCTCACACCCAGGTATTTGATTCATATTTAGTTATCTGTTTTTGGAATTGGAGAAGTGCTACATGCAGACAATACTTTTCATTTTTTTCAATGTAACATATCTCAATAATGTTTACTGATATTGGATATTTGCAAATATTTTCCTTCGCATGCTTGTTCAGTGAAGTTTTGTTTTAACTAAATTTGCATAGAATACATTTATCAAAATGTAATTTTCCATATGTTTACACAATTAGATCAAGCTTTTAATCTTCCGTCCTTTGGTACTTCATTCCACATTGTATGCCTAATTATGCCCTTCCAATCTATTTGTCTTTCAGATTAGGAAAATGAAAGGCTTGAAACAGAAGAAAGCACACTTGATGGAAATCCAAGTTAATGGTGGTACTATTGCTCAGAAAGTGGATTTTGCTTATGGCTTTTTTGAGAAGCAGGTACCTATTGATGCTGTTTTCCAGAAGGATGAGATGATTGACATCATCGGTGTCACAAAGGGTAAAGGTTATGAAGGTGTTGTTACTCGTTGGGGTGTCACTCGTCTTCCCCGCAAAACTCATAGGGGTCTGAGAAAGGTTGCCTGCATTGGTGCCTGGCATCCAGCCCGTGTTTCATACACTGTTGCGAGGGCTGGTCAGAATGGATATCACCACAGAACAGAAATGAACAAAAAGATATACAAGCTTGGAAAGACAGGGCAGGAGAATCATACCGCAATAACCGAGTTTGACAGGTTAGTAACTTAATAAGTCACTAAAATGTTTTCCAAAGTTAATTTAGTGTAATCTGACAGTTTTTTGAATACCTTTGAAACCAATACATGTATGTAATGTGTGTATCCATCTCCTAACAGGACTGAAAAAGATATTACTCCAATGGGTGGCTTCCCTCATTATGGTGAGGTTAAGGATGACTACTTGCTGATCAAGGGATGCTGTGTGGGACCAAAGAAAAGGGTTGTTACCCTGCGCCAGTCTCTGCTGACTCAGACATCCCGATTGGCCCTTGAGGAGATCAAGCTCAAGTTTATTGACACATCTTCGAAGTTCGGACACGGTCGCTTCCAGACCAGCGAGGAGAAGCAGAAGTTCTATGGCCGACTCAAGGCTTAATAGATCATCTCTTTGCTCACATTCAGATGCTTCTATTTACTTTCAGTGTTTAATCAAGTACTTTGAATGTTCAAGTTTTGAGGCTACATTAGAAATCAATGTTTGTTTTATTGAGATTTTATATTTGGAACAGTTTTTATAATTGCGGAGCTTGCTGGCTGCCAAGACCTTTGCTATTGAGATTATAATTGGAACAGTTTATATTGTGAAATTGCTGCCTGCCAAGACCTTTGCCCTGAAACTCCTGAATCGTAAGATCAAAGTGAATTACTTAAGTTCTACACTATATAAAGTTTAGTGTTAATTCAGAATCCCAATTTTAGGTTTTTTTTTCTCTCTAGCCAAGTTGGATGTATATTACGTAGGATAAAAAAGAATGAATACATGCCTAGGTTAAAACCCTATGGCAAGTCATAGAGGAGACTTATCTGTAATCAATCTCTGAGTTGGATTAAACATAGAACCATACGAGATCCAGCAATCTGGTTCCAGCATCATCCATAATATCAGTAATCGACTTGTTGGGGCCAAAAAATCATTTCATATGAAACACTAAGCATTTCTTTCTTGCCAAAGATGATAAGCATTAACGGGGCTGTACAGGGAGCATACAGTTTAGCAAAACTGGAGATCCACGTAAACCCGAGCTCTTAATTAAATCAGACAGGCTTGCTGACTTCCACCCCTGCTCAAGCTCAAACAAGAGGAGATATATTATTGCCATTAACAGTAATCATGTTTTGCCATTACCAGCTGGAGATCTATCTAGTGAAATCTTGATGAACATTGGCTTTTCATCACTCATCACGAATATGTGGATTTATATCTTGTACATACAGTTGTAAAGAGATGGTATAGATCTTTTCACTCCTGCAGGTCCAAGAGTTGCTATGTTTTTATAGGGTTTAGGTGGAAGGGTTTATTTGGCTGGAACACAGAATTTATTCACATCAACTGGGTTAGATGATTTTTCACATACCCAACGTATCGTTCTGTTTGATTCTGCATTAACCGGGTAAATGATTTTCCAAGTTGTGTTAGATGTTCAttaatatcatccatgtcatcttgactcaattgatcttcattttcagctaccagctcTTTACCCTTGCGTTCACAGGactttgatgtagactcaacaacttctaccttcatctctttctccttctctaacttaGCAACCAGTGTTAGggagaaaacacgcgctaataacacacacaagtatacgcgttcgcaagtaatatagaatactttctagttcgttcccacagagactcagactaattatgttcaattaaactcactcaccaatgtatgattacttctcaatgttaagacaataacacttagatttgattaactaattattaactacaattaactacgagaattaagcacttaattaacacttgaattaacaatattaaaacactcatgagatcacaacttcattactacttccttcaatagtcattgttattacccttagcatgcaacaatgatgatattaatcgaataacacgaaactgataaaagccaactttcattgtactaataccattctaccaaacatccacaattaagatagaagttgaataggtatcaattatgttaagtccctatatgtctacagaaattgacaacataacgatttaaacacaagttattccttttgattacacagggcgaataaaacggttagagttatccactaatcatgcatactcgcacatgaacctatgatagcatggcaagttctaaatctcaagatccaccgtcgcttcacaagagattaacaccctatcttatatgttcacgacgcacataagacgaataagcacaaccaatactagatatcatacaatcatcacacactaaggtattaaacaatcaactaaagaattccatagcaaatccgttacgaccccatgaccacgattagcccatgatagcactcatcgtcatcatgggttcatatgaaaacatgataataacacacaatagaataataactaaaaccacttatattaaaccagagtacatcacaagagtaaataggttcaaagtaaagaaaactagcattcaacgttacaacgaaataagaatcaaaagaaaatatgcttcctcttcgttgcggtgtgctaaaatggtcttcttccttatctcctcgctcttcgattaatactacgatccaacctttttgaaacgtctctgaaatctacttatataggagtcccataaagcccagctaactcagaagttggaagttaaacagaatcaggagtctaaaataataaatatgatttcccatccctgcgcggccgctcagcattcctgagcgggcgctcagcttcttgagcggtcgctcagcagagctgagtgggcgctcagaccccttctggaatcTGCACTGTTTTTCttccgtttcttcgctgcaatctgctcctatcttcccacttgcaatgctaaacacatgccaaggcttattcttgatgaaatctctcccgaaatacaattaataccctgaaatgcaccaacactagaaaaatgcatcaaatacacaaaatacttgatttcaaaacatcgattcaagccattataagacgttctaagtggtataaaatgccacttatcacacccccaaacttaaatcgatgcttgtcctcaagcgtcacagactcaaaaataaaacaaaaacatgcatgaatgcaatctatatgaaatgcagcgatcccccttactacgaccaaaccaaccaacttacgacatctcaacaaatgcaattaggcgaataaagatcaattaTTCCAcacaaactaacatacagccggaaacgtggtgtgtgcggatgcttaacagatatgcttcgaaactagatcaatcatcataactcgactatcctcaaggcaatcacatgattatacgtagaataaaattctaggcacaaaatgacttataacacttcaagatttcTGGAGCTTATTATGGAATCACGCTTTTTATTTAACACaacaaacaaatgcttatttgaccgtgcaatgagtgaggtccacaaaagacttatacaatgacatccatgtagcgagcgttaggttagcaaatcccagactataaaagccttaggtcactaggcacaaaatcccctaagaacttaataactcgaataccaaagagcccactcgtgatcaattatgcataaacttcctctttttttttctattttttcttttttttttcaaaatttctgagcaagtgcgtttcgctccatcttgcttaaccctagactactcgcataaaaatacgagccgactactagccatttgacgcctagccacaattagcaatgaattccacttttttttccatttttcttttcatgccttttatcactaagaacctattataaaattctaagcataattaatagattaacctcaaaaaccatcaaaccataacaacaatctagtccttaagcattctctaagacttagtgaaattataaatatttctagcatgcatatcaacctacacgactcaacatcactttaacgctatcactacactcgcatcaacatcacaaattaattggtaaatcagcgcaaaagggatcatggtatatgcatgagttatatgacatgataaataaagctataaataataaaaaaactatatggcaaaaaaaatatgcaactatatgaactaaactatcatgaatatgcaactatatgacacacacacaaaatattccttaactaccacccccgaacttaaaatcttcactgtccccagtgaaggtagtagaaaggaatacagggtatacctactcggagagatcatcatcatcatcaccctgagagggtggtgtatcaggaggcggatatgcagagtcctcaccaaaaactggccactggatgtcagctacaacgcctctaaaagcagtcccaaccgcaagggtgagctcctgagcaaacctgctctacgtctcatacatagcatccatcctcctcgataacctcctatactgggcatcagccatcccagcaccctcctgagctctagaagaaccagcctcatctcgccttggcctcgccatggtagcacctcgtgctggacgccctcctggaagacgataacccagcccatgctcctcgggctcaccaccagtccactcctgcatcgcatgcagagtcccggagtcaataggagcggccgacaactgcaacttctcgtgagacggccactgaactcccactgctcggcaaagctttgtaaccgtggatgcataagggatgttcatgtgcttagctcccctcaaaaacttcagaattccttggtagatgaactcaccaaggtccacatagtattcctcattcaaaataccccataacaactgtgctctctcaactgtgacctcatgtgcatgtgaagtaggcagaatattagcgcaaataaaagcattccatgcacgggcatacctattcatcgcgatcgccggaaaatggcgatactcattagtcccagtcttgaaagtccaaactgtgcccgacctatagagagtagcacaaatcaaatccaagtcaaaatcctcagcagtcttctcattccagttctcctccgtgggctttcTCTGTCGCttcccaatcacacggcgaatcgtcGCAGGGTGATAATCCATCGTCATCCCCcgaacaacagaatacccattcttttcagccttcgcgttcgcatagaactcgcgaacaacgctcatcggaactgcttcaggagactcacaggaagcaatccaacccttctcagcaatcataagcaacaactcaccatccctccccaaTAGTAAGAACCctctctccttcaaaatcggcttacccagaagcctagtatactcctcctcagcagccctatcaaacaaccgaggcctcgcagcagtaccccttgaaaAATCAGCAGCAGGGACaatgctgctgctatcaatagtcctggatctcttgggtgccatcgaaactgagaaaaagtgtttaagatttgtgtttttcAATATAAGAGAGAGTTTAAGAttgaaagtgtatggggagtatatagaatagttgtatgtatatataggatatagattagggtaaaatttgatttggagtgggtttgagggttaaaaatatgggataatggggaaataggtcgtgggtaatggggctgtgttttgtttttttatttttcagatttttttggatttttataggacttaaaaaaatttcttccagtcgggccctgagcggtcgctcagcaaagctgagcgggcgcttagCTTGCTGAGAGCGGTcactcagcagagctgagcggacgctcaggggtcttctggattttcttttccttgccctgtttttctgatttttttgtggttttggataggttactaacttctaagggttcctgtaataacaaatcatgggttgcctatcaagaagcatttcttttttcgtcattagcttgacgtagcgtaccttaatcaagttgattataaaacggcactaaccacttcccggtttgccgtgtccccatagtaatgcttcaaacgctgaccattaactttgaatgcttggtccggatcattctcaaaa is a genomic window containing:
- the LOC141712931 gene encoding large ribosomal subunit protein uL3-like, which codes for MSHRKFEHPRHGSLGFLPRKRAARHRGKVKAFPKDDPTKPCKLTAFLGYKAGMTHIVREVEKPGSKLHKKETCEAVTIIETPPMVIVGVVAYVKTPRGLRSLNTVWAQHLSEDIKRRFYKNWCKSKKKAFTKYSRKYESDEGKKDIQSQLEKMKKYGTVIRVLAHTQIRKMKGLKQKKAHLMEIQVNGGTIAQKVDFAYGFFEKQVPIDAVFQKDEMIDIIGVTKGKGYEGVVTRWGVTRLPRKTHRGLRKVACIGAWHPARVSYTVARAGQNGYHHRTEMNKKIYKLGKTGQENHTAITEFDRTEKDITPMGGFPHYGEVKDDYLLIKGCCVGPKKRVVTLRQSLLTQTSRLALEEIKLKFIDTSSKFGHGRFQTSEEKQKFYGRLKA